A single genomic interval of Camelina sativa cultivar DH55 chromosome 11, Cs, whole genome shotgun sequence harbors:
- the LOC104722132 gene encoding beta-glucosidase 9-like isoform X1 produces the protein MKMKPLSLLFSIFLVIFLTTSYVTVDALTRNDFPEDFLFGAATSAYQWEGAVNEDGRTPSIWDTFVHSDRAGITGNGDIASDGYHKYKEDVKLMAEMGLESFRFSISWSRLIPNGRGFVNPKGLLFYKNLIKELKSHGIEPQVTLYHYDHPQSLEDEYGGWVNRKIIEDFTAYADVCFREFGDHVKLWNPINEATIFAIGSYGQGLGPPGRCTPNMLVNCSTGNSSTEPYLVGHNVLLAHASVYNLYKLKYKSKQRGSIGFSIYALGLTPATNSKDDEIATQRAQTFLYDWLLKPLVFGDYPDEVKRTVGSRLPVFSEEELEQVKGSSDFVGVIHYSTFTVTNRYSASSIFPMDVEGFTKDMGVYVSPIGNSSFFAVEAAPWGLEDTLEYLKDSYNNPPIYILENGARLESHSMLQDTKRIDFIEGYIGAVLNAIKNGSDMRGYLIWSMVDLYELLGGYSTSFGLYYVNFSDPGRKRSPRLSVSWYTGFLNGTIDVAPQDTFQLKRNFSSYSSL, from the exons atgaaaatgaaacctttatctctattattttccatttttctgGTCATCTTTTTGACAACAAGCTACGTTACCGTTGATGCCTTGACCAGAAACGATTTTCCAGAGGATTTCCTCTTCGGAGCCGCCACTTCTGCTTATCAG TGGGAAGGAGCTGTCAATGAAGACGGAAGAACTCCTAGCATATGGGATACTTTCGTACACTCCG ACCGTGCTGGAATTACAGGTAATGGGGATATAGCATCTGATGGGTATCACAAATACAAG GAAGATGTTAAGCTGATGGCAGAAATGGGCTTGGAATCATTCAGATTCTCAATCTCCTGGTCTAGACTAATACCTA ATGGAAGAGGATTCGTTAACCCAAAAGGCCTCTTGTTTTACAAGAACCTTATCAAAGAACTAAAAAGCCATG GAATAGAACCACAAGTTACGCTTTACCACTATGATCATCCTCAGTCTCTTGAAGATGAGTACGGAGGATGGGTCAACCGCAAAATCAT AGAAGACTTCACTGCTTACGCAGATGTATGCTTCAGGGAGTTTGGAGATCATGTGAAGCTATGGAATCCAATAAACGAAGCTACAATATTCGCCATTGGTTCTTATGGCCAAGGACTCGGACCGCCTGGACGTTGTACTCCTAACATGCTCGTCAATTGTTCTACGGGAAATTCTTCTACAGAACCATATCTTGTAGGCCATAACGTATTGCTAGCTCATGCCTCTGTTTACAACTTGTATAAACTAAAGTACAAG AGCAAGCAGAGAGGATCCATAGGGTTTAGTATATATGCATTGGGGTTAACTCCCGCTACAAACTCCAAGGACGATGAAATCGCAACTCAAAGAGCTCAAACTTTCCTCTATGACTg GTTGTTGAAGCCTTTGGTATTTGGAGACTATCCGGATGAAGTAAAGAGAACAGTGGGATCGAGATTACCGGTTTTCTCAGAGGAAGAGTTAGAGCAAGTTAAAGGATCATCTGACTTTGTAGGAGTTATTCACTACTCGACATTCACCGTCACAAACCGATACTCAGCTTCATCTATCTTTCCCATGGACGTAGAAGGCTTCACTAAAGATATGGGCGTATATGTGTCGC CCATTGGGAATTCTTCATTTTTTGCG GTGGAAGCTGCTCCATGGGGTCTTGAAGATACTCTTGAGTATTTAAAGGATAGCTATAACAATCCTCCAATATACATTCTTGAAAATG GTGCGCGTTTGGAAAGCCATTCGATGCTGCAAGacacaaaaagaattgatttcaTTGAAGGTTACATTGGTGCTGTCCTCAACGCCATCAA GAATGGATCGGACATGAGAGGTTACCTTATATGGTCGATGGTTGATTTGTATGAGTTATTGGGTGGATATTCGACCAGCTTCGGATTGTACTATGTGAATTTCAGCGATCCTGGTCGCAAGAGGTCTCCTAGGCTATCTGTTTCTTGGTACACTGGTTTTCTCAATGGTACAATTGATGTTGCCCCTCAAGATACTTTTCAGTTGAAGAGGAACTTCTCTAGCTATTCGTCATTGTAA
- the LOC104722131 gene encoding beta-glucosidase 10 produces MKPLSLLSVILIIALTTSYVVVDAFTRDDFPDDFLFGAASSAYQWEGAVDEDGRTPSVWDTYAHSHNRICGNGDITSDGYHKYKEDVKLMAKMGLDSFRFSISWSRLIPNGRGLINPKGLLFYKNLIKELKSHGIEPQVTLYHYDHPQSLEDEYGGWLNRKIIEDFTAFADVCFREFGEDVKLWTTINEATIFALGSYCQGISPPGRCSPNIFVNCSMGNSSTEPYIVGHNILLAHASASRLYKLKYKSKQRGSIGISIYAFGFTPYTNSKDDEIATQRAKTFFFGWLLKPLVYGDYPDEMKKTVGSRLPVFSKEESEQVKGSSEFVGMIHYSTFYVSNRPTPSFFPMNEGFFKDMGVYMISTGNSSFLVWEATPWGLEDILEYIKDNYNNPPIYILENGKPMNSNSTLQDTERIDYIEGYIGAVLNAIKNGSDTKGYFVWSMIDMYELLSGYTTNFGLYHVNFSDPGRKRTPKLSAAWYTGFLDGTINVASHDIIQLESNSSGSSSL; encoded by the exons ATGAAACCTCTATCTCTATTATCCGTTATTCTAATCATCGCTTTGACAACAAGCTACGTTGTTGTTGATGCCTTTACCAGAGACGATTTTCCAGATGATTTTCTCTTCGGAGCCGCCAGTTCTGCTTATCAG TGGGAAGGAGCTGTTGATGAAGACGGAAGAACTCCTAGCGTATGGGATACTTACGCACACTCTC ACAATAGAATTTGCGGTAATGGAGATATAACATCTGATGGGTATCACAAatacaag GAAGATGTTAAGCTGATGGCAAAAATGGGTTTAGACTCATTTAGATTCTCAATCTCCTGGTCAAGACTAATACCTA ATGGAAGAGGACTCATTAACCCAAAAGGCCTATTGTTTTACAAGAACCTCATCAAAGAACTAAAAAGCCATG GAATCGAACCACAAGTTACGCTTTACCACTATGATCATCCTCAGTCTCTTGAAGATGAGTACGGAGGATGGCTCAACCGCAAAATCAT AGAAGACTTCACTGCTTTTGCAGATGTATGTTTCAGAGAGTTTGGGGAGGATGTAAAGCTATGGACTACAATAAACGAAGCTACAATATTCGCCCTTGGTTCTTATTGCCAAGGAATCTCGCCGCCTGGACGTTGTTCTCCTAACATATTCGTCAATTGTTCTATGGGAAATTCTTCTACAGAACCATATATTGTAGGCCATAACATTTTGCTAGCTCATGCCTCTGCTTCGAGATTGTATAAACTAAAGTACAAg AGCAAACAGAGAGGATCCATAGGGATTAGTATATATGCATTCGGGTTTACTCCCTATACAAACTCCAAGGACGATGAAATCGCAACTCAAAGAGCTAAAACTTTCTTCTTTGGCtg GTTGTTGAAGCCTTTGGTATATGGAGACTATCCGGATGAAATGAAGAAAACCGTGGGATCAAGATTACCAGTTTTCTCAAAGGAAGAGTCAGAGCAAGTTAAAGGATCATCTGAGTTTGTAGGAATGATTCACTACTCGACATTCTATGTCTCAAACCGACCCACACCTTCGTTCTTTCCCATGAACGAAGGCTTCTTTAAAGACATGGGCGTCTATATGATCT CCACTGGGAATTCTTCATTTCTTGTG TGGGAAGCTACTCCATGGGGTCTTGAAGATATTCTTGAGTATATAAAGGACAACTATAACAATCCCCCAATATACATTCTTGAAAATG GTAAGCCGATGAATAGCAATTCGACACTACAAGACACAGAAAGAATTGATTACATTGAAGGTTACATTGGTGCTGTGCTCAACGCCATCAA GAATGGATCGGACACAAAAGGTTACTTTGTATGGTCGATGATTGATATGTATGAGTTATTGAGTGGATATACGACCAACTTTGGATTGTACCATGTGAATTTCAGCGATCCTGGTCGCAAGAGAACTCCAAAGCTCTCTGCTGCTTGGTACACTGGTTTTCTCGATGGTACAATCAATGTTGCTTCTCATGATATCATTCAGTTGGAGAGCAACTCCTCTGGCTCTTCTTCGTTGTAA
- the LOC104722132 gene encoding beta-glucosidase 9-like isoform X2, translating to MGYFRTLRYSCSKLADRAGITGNGDIASDGYHKYKEDVKLMAEMGLESFRFSISWSRLIPNGRGFVNPKGLLFYKNLIKELKSHGIEPQVTLYHYDHPQSLEDEYGGWVNRKIIEDFTAYADVCFREFGDHVKLWNPINEATIFAIGSYGQGLGPPGRCTPNMLVNCSTGNSSTEPYLVGHNVLLAHASVYNLYKLKYKSKQRGSIGFSIYALGLTPATNSKDDEIATQRAQTFLYDWLLKPLVFGDYPDEVKRTVGSRLPVFSEEELEQVKGSSDFVGVIHYSTFTVTNRYSASSIFPMDVEGFTKDMGVYVSPIGNSSFFAVEAAPWGLEDTLEYLKDSYNNPPIYILENGARLESHSMLQDTKRIDFIEGYIGAVLNAIKNGSDMRGYLIWSMVDLYELLGGYSTSFGLYYVNFSDPGRKRSPRLSVSWYTGFLNGTIDVAPQDTFQLKRNFSSYSSL from the exons ATGGGATACTTTCGTACACTCCG TTACTCTTGTTCGAAACTCGCAGACCGTGCTGGAATTACAGGTAATGGGGATATAGCATCTGATGGGTATCACAAATACAAG GAAGATGTTAAGCTGATGGCAGAAATGGGCTTGGAATCATTCAGATTCTCAATCTCCTGGTCTAGACTAATACCTA ATGGAAGAGGATTCGTTAACCCAAAAGGCCTCTTGTTTTACAAGAACCTTATCAAAGAACTAAAAAGCCATG GAATAGAACCACAAGTTACGCTTTACCACTATGATCATCCTCAGTCTCTTGAAGATGAGTACGGAGGATGGGTCAACCGCAAAATCAT AGAAGACTTCACTGCTTACGCAGATGTATGCTTCAGGGAGTTTGGAGATCATGTGAAGCTATGGAATCCAATAAACGAAGCTACAATATTCGCCATTGGTTCTTATGGCCAAGGACTCGGACCGCCTGGACGTTGTACTCCTAACATGCTCGTCAATTGTTCTACGGGAAATTCTTCTACAGAACCATATCTTGTAGGCCATAACGTATTGCTAGCTCATGCCTCTGTTTACAACTTGTATAAACTAAAGTACAAG AGCAAGCAGAGAGGATCCATAGGGTTTAGTATATATGCATTGGGGTTAACTCCCGCTACAAACTCCAAGGACGATGAAATCGCAACTCAAAGAGCTCAAACTTTCCTCTATGACTg GTTGTTGAAGCCTTTGGTATTTGGAGACTATCCGGATGAAGTAAAGAGAACAGTGGGATCGAGATTACCGGTTTTCTCAGAGGAAGAGTTAGAGCAAGTTAAAGGATCATCTGACTTTGTAGGAGTTATTCACTACTCGACATTCACCGTCACAAACCGATACTCAGCTTCATCTATCTTTCCCATGGACGTAGAAGGCTTCACTAAAGATATGGGCGTATATGTGTCGC CCATTGGGAATTCTTCATTTTTTGCG GTGGAAGCTGCTCCATGGGGTCTTGAAGATACTCTTGAGTATTTAAAGGATAGCTATAACAATCCTCCAATATACATTCTTGAAAATG GTGCGCGTTTGGAAAGCCATTCGATGCTGCAAGacacaaaaagaattgatttcaTTGAAGGTTACATTGGTGCTGTCCTCAACGCCATCAA GAATGGATCGGACATGAGAGGTTACCTTATATGGTCGATGGTTGATTTGTATGAGTTATTGGGTGGATATTCGACCAGCTTCGGATTGTACTATGTGAATTTCAGCGATCCTGGTCGCAAGAGGTCTCCTAGGCTATCTGTTTCTTGGTACACTGGTTTTCTCAATGGTACAATTGATGTTGCCCCTCAAGATACTTTTCAGTTGAAGAGGAACTTCTCTAGCTATTCGTCATTGTAA
- the LOC104722129 gene encoding LOW QUALITY PROTEIN: phytolongin Phyl2.1 (The sequence of the model RefSeq protein was modified relative to this genomic sequence to represent the inferred CDS: inserted 1 base in 1 codon), translating into MITNPRMLFYTCIAKGTVILAEFVSNEEPGIEDLAXENAPPHHSMVSHTVRKRTYALIIDGKFFSYFAILDEAVTKPESLWLFDRLKSVTESLMEDGSTADSLVNHPSRHCLQSKLDPVFAEITTNKNKDLELEFVGSSPRTREINNPSLDSSRGRKGGGAFMPLLGKPLRVLKNKKRLHTDEKKMDSLGGGGNKGVINGLMIHHDHHHHRQKAKQIWKKHVWVVLLFDLCICLVLFCIWLWVCQGFQCILQG; encoded by the exons ATGATTACGAATCCACGTATGTTGTTCTACACCTGCATTGCGAAAGGAACAGTGATTCTCGCGGAGTTCGTTTCGAATGAAGAGCCAGGAATCGAAGATCTAG TCGAGAACGCGCCTCCTCACCACTCGATGGTCTCTCACACAGTACGCAAGAGAACTTACGCTTTGATCATCGATGGAAAATTTTTTTCGTATTTCGCCATCTTAGACGAGGCCGTTACGAAACCTGAGTCTCTCTGGCTCTTCGATCGGTTGAAATCGGTTACTGAGTCTCTTATGGAAGACGGATCCACAGCGGATTCGCTTGTTAATCATCCGAGTCGACACTGTCTCCAATCGAAGCTTGATCCAGTCTTCGCTGAGATCACTACTAATAAGAATAAGGATTTGGAATTGGAGTTTGTTGGATCTTCTCCTAGGACGAGGGAGATTAATAATCCGAGTTTGGATTCGTCTAGAGGTCGAAAAGGCGGTGGTGCGTTTATGCCGCTGTTAGGCAAGCCGTTGAGGgtgttgaagaacaagaagagattgcatactgatgagaagaagatggattcaTTAGGAGGAGGAGGTAATAAAGGAGTTATAAATGGTTTGATGAttcatcatgatcatcatcatcatagacAAAAGGCGAAACAGATATGGAAGAAACATGTTTgggttgttttgttgtttgatctCTGCATCtgtcttgttctgttttgtatCTGGCTTTGGGTTTGTCAAGGCTTTCAATGCATCCTCCAaggttaa